In the Solibacillus sp. FSL K6-1523 genome, one interval contains:
- a CDS encoding ankyrin repeat domain-containing protein has translation MKITSGYFSIAENEASYDGDMTIALFKKYVNEIQGLMKGQGILCIKADGSTLVDHCIVKDTNPELFDFDVFELLNYQNYGLEPMEEERKQVLQQSLRAEKIKQTFVFACYMNDTDRIRELVIHAKKSNLNKVLKYRGTPLQLCTMHNNVEAFQLLAEQGADVGKRALGQTPLEMAFTYSTDIVKYIYSAFPAIYDKEVTKKGFSIALHSHEEALLEDISKWGIDLDQEGKPFPPLQNFADTNNVVGIQFLLDRGAIIECRNQYKQTAL, from the coding sequence ATGAAAATTACAAGTGGCTATTTTTCCATTGCAGAAAATGAAGCTTCTTATGATGGAGACATGACAATTGCACTTTTTAAGAAATATGTAAATGAGATTCAAGGTTTAATGAAAGGTCAGGGTATTCTTTGTATAAAGGCAGATGGCAGTACATTAGTTGACCATTGCATTGTGAAAGATACGAACCCTGAACTTTTTGATTTTGATGTTTTTGAGTTACTGAATTATCAAAATTACGGTTTGGAGCCAATGGAAGAGGAAAGAAAACAGGTTTTACAGCAATCATTAAGGGCTGAAAAAATTAAACAAACATTCGTCTTTGCCTGCTATATGAACGATACGGACCGAATTAGAGAGCTCGTTATTCATGCGAAAAAGTCTAATTTAAATAAAGTATTGAAATATCGCGGTACGCCACTACAACTTTGCACGATGCATAATAATGTGGAGGCATTTCAACTATTAGCTGAACAAGGGGCAGATGTAGGGAAACGCGCATTAGGACAAACACCATTGGAAATGGCTTTTACCTATTCAACTGATATTGTGAAATATATTTATTCAGCATTTCCAGCTATTTATGATAAGGAAGTAACAAAGAAAGGCTTTAGTATTGCGCTTCATTCTCATGAGGAAGCTTTGCTAGAAGACATCTCTAAATGGGGGATCGACCTGGATCAAGAAGGAAAGCCATTCCCACCACTACAAAACTTTGCGGATACGAATAATGTTGTCGGGATTCAATTTCTTCTGGACCGTGGGGCGATTATTGAGTGCAGAAATCAGTATAAACAAACCGCATTGTAA
- a CDS encoding ankyrin repeat domain-containing protein — MRAGNIAAVEVLLKYGADIQAKDNDGKTAVDLAEACGNGDIANYIANLTNG; from the coding sequence ATTCGAGCTGGGAATATTGCTGCTGTTGAAGTGCTATTAAAATATGGCGCGGATATTCAGGCTAAAGATAATGATGGAAAAACAGCTGTGGATTTAGCGGAAGCTTGTGGGAATGGAGATATTGCAAATTATATTGCGAATCTAACAAATGGATGA
- a CDS encoding YwqG family protein: MNSNKFLNIIEQSDIGMHKEYLHQALRPAIDLLKYNEAELQLGCSRFGGEPDLPVGSDWPTYGMNPYRFLGQINFAEIPPNEGNLPTKGLLSLFVADDYPNYDCYLEVFEEGYIHGIYTPELTNLETLISPNPSIGNAIAIKFSSTIDIPHDEYQLKDWPFTDNQNDIYTEIRDSLHKSSAYLLGYPSHYTLAYDPTPGEEWCSLLTIDSDDDLEWGWNDGNKLMVFIELDRLKNLDFSRLMSDAG, from the coding sequence ATGAATAGCAACAAATTTCTAAATATAATTGAACAGTCGGATATTGGAATGCATAAAGAGTACCTACACCAAGCTTTGAGGCCAGCTATTGATTTACTTAAGTATAATGAGGCTGAACTTCAATTGGGCTGTAGTCGTTTTGGCGGAGAACCTGATTTACCGGTTGGAAGTGACTGGCCTACTTATGGTATGAATCCTTACCGTTTCCTTGGGCAAATCAACTTTGCAGAAATTCCTCCAAACGAAGGAAACTTACCAACAAAAGGTCTTTTAAGTCTTTTTGTAGCAGATGATTATCCAAATTATGATTGTTATTTAGAAGTATTTGAAGAGGGGTATATTCATGGTATATATACCCCTGAACTTACAAACCTAGAGACCCTAATTTCGCCAAATCCAAGTATAGGCAATGCTATAGCAATTAAGTTTTCTTCGACGATTGATATACCTCATGACGAATACCAATTGAAGGACTGGCCTTTTACGGATAATCAAAATGACATATACACCGAAATACGGGACTCTTTACATAAAAGTTCAGCCTATCTTTTAGGCTATCCTTCACATTATACACTGGCATATGATCCAACGCCGGGGGAAGAATGGTGCTCACTCCTAACAATTGATTCAGATGATGATCTGGAGTGGGGTTGGAACGATGGTAATAAATTAATGGTATTTATCGAATTAGACCGACTGAAGAATTTGGACTTTAGTAGACTAATGTCTGACGCAGGCTAA
- a CDS encoding YpdA family putative bacillithiol disulfide reductase — MNYMYDVVIIGGGPCGLSTGLALQEKGITYLIIEKEAIVNSIVNCPLHMTFYSTSDRLEIGNIPFVSQDVRPNRTELLKYYRLVTERQKLNVKCYQKVISISKNAEFFSIHAIDRKDNTISYEAKMIVIATGIFDTPRQLEVDGHNLAKVSHYYKEGHLFYDQHVTVVGGKNSAIEAAIDLYRNGAHVTLVHRGETVLEGIKPSLLLDMRNLLKKGEIDFYPNSSIASIDESNICINTPEGIVSLQNDYVFSLIGYQPNISLLRSVGIQTDTSSLVPSFHPDTYESNVKNVFLSGVVTGGITNRVYIEDGRFHGLKIADEIAQRLPTFQSKS, encoded by the coding sequence ATGAATTATATGTATGATGTTGTTATTATTGGCGGGGGGCCTTGTGGATTATCAACGGGTCTTGCTCTTCAAGAAAAAGGAATTACCTATTTAATTATTGAAAAGGAAGCGATTGTTAATTCTATTGTCAATTGTCCATTACACATGACTTTTTACAGTACTTCAGATCGCTTAGAAATTGGCAATATTCCATTCGTATCTCAAGATGTTCGCCCAAATCGAACGGAATTATTGAAATATTATCGCCTTGTAACTGAAAGGCAAAAACTGAATGTTAAATGCTATCAAAAGGTTATTTCGATTTCAAAGAACGCAGAATTTTTTTCTATCCACGCAATAGATCGTAAAGACAACACAATTTCTTATGAAGCGAAGATGATTGTTATAGCCACAGGAATTTTCGATACACCTAGACAACTTGAGGTTGACGGACATAATTTAGCGAAAGTATCGCATTATTATAAGGAAGGTCATCTCTTTTATGACCAACATGTTACAGTTGTAGGCGGCAAGAATTCAGCAATTGAAGCTGCGATTGACCTTTATCGTAACGGTGCTCATGTTACACTTGTACACCGTGGAGAAACTGTTTTAGAAGGTATCAAACCATCTTTGTTATTAGATATGCGCAACCTTCTTAAAAAGGGGGAAATTGATTTCTATCCAAATTCTAGTATTGCCTCTATTGACGAGTCCAACATATGCATAAACACTCCTGAAGGAATCGTTTCACTTCAAAATGACTATGTATTTTCCCTCATAGGATATCAACCTAATATTTCATTGCTTCGAAGTGTTGGAATCCAAACGGACACCTCTTCATTAGTCCCATCTTTTCATCCAGACACATATGAATCCAATGTTAAGAACGTTTTTTTATCTGGCGTTGTTACAGGGGGGATTACAAATCGGGTATATATTGAAGATGGACGCTTTCATGGTTTGAAAATCGCCGATGAAATTGCCCAACGTTTGCCCACATTCCAAAGTAAATCATGA
- the gltS gene encoding sodium/glutamate symporter, which produces MSFDQITTLCLAVTLFLVGTFLVKKVPFLNRFCIPAPVVGGLLFAILATLLKSFDIIEITLDTSLQSIFMITFFTTVGLGASFKLVKLGGKLLIIYWLACGFLALMQNVIGVSLAKLLDIHPLIGVMIGAVSMEGGHGSAAAYGQTIESLGIPSAISIGMAAATCGLIAGALVGGPVVQYLIRKYDLKPSSEEVETYVEKAEHPVTEKSFMLQVFLITFSMAIGTYIGDWFSTLTGFVLPAYVGAMFVAVIVRNIVDRFNPDIINMKEINLIGDISLGIFLSMALMSIKLWEVADLALPLFIIVFAQVLFIVLFAVFVLFRILGKNFDAAIMVSGFLGHGLGATPNAMANMSAVVAKFGPSRTAFLIVPIVGAFLIDVFGMPIIITTINLFK; this is translated from the coding sequence ATGTCATTCGATCAAATTACAACATTATGCTTAGCAGTCACATTATTTTTAGTTGGTACATTCTTAGTAAAAAAGGTTCCTTTCTTAAATCGTTTTTGCATTCCTGCACCTGTAGTTGGGGGCTTATTATTTGCAATTCTCGCAACATTATTAAAAAGCTTCGACATTATTGAAATTACATTGGATACTTCGCTTCAATCCATTTTCATGATTACCTTCTTCACAACCGTTGGACTTGGTGCAAGTTTCAAACTTGTTAAACTTGGCGGGAAATTGCTTATTATTTATTGGTTAGCTTGTGGATTTTTAGCTTTAATGCAAAACGTAATTGGCGTTTCATTAGCCAAACTTTTGGACATCCACCCATTAATCGGTGTAATGATCGGTGCTGTTTCAATGGAAGGTGGACATGGTTCTGCTGCTGCCTATGGACAAACAATTGAAAGTTTAGGTATCCCTTCAGCTATCTCAATCGGAATGGCTGCAGCAACTTGTGGTCTAATTGCAGGGGCGCTTGTTGGCGGTCCCGTTGTCCAATACTTAATTCGTAAATATGACTTAAAGCCTTCTTCTGAGGAAGTAGAAACATATGTTGAAAAGGCCGAGCATCCCGTTACAGAAAAATCATTCATGTTACAAGTTTTCTTAATTACATTTAGTATGGCTATCGGAACATATATCGGAGACTGGTTCTCAACGCTAACAGGCTTCGTATTGCCAGCCTATGTTGGGGCAATGTTCGTTGCGGTAATCGTCCGCAATATCGTAGACCGCTTCAATCCAGATATTATCAACATGAAAGAAATCAATTTAATTGGTGATATTTCATTAGGAATCTTCTTATCAATGGCATTAATGAGTATTAAATTATGGGAAGTTGCAGACTTAGCCCTACCATTATTTATAATCGTTTTCGCACAGGTACTCTTCATCGTATTATTTGCTGTGTTCGTTCTTTTCCGCATACTTGGCAAAAACTTCGATGCTGCGATTATGGTATCCGGTTTCCTTGGTCATGGACTAGGTGCGACACCAAACGCAATGGCCAATATGTCAGCAGTTGTTGCTAAATTCGGTCCATCACGTACAGCATTCCTTATTGTACCAATTGTAGGCGCTTTCCTAATCGATGTATTCGGTATGCCGATCATTATTACGACAATCAATCTGTTTAAATAA
- the hutG gene encoding formimidoylglutamase, giving the protein MYKKADSKIWQGRIDHETDETYFRYHQVVRVATEPNAGSIGLIGFSCDEGVRRNNGNVGAKDGPLALRKQLASLPWRKSSDKNCLIDFGDIVCEGEDLERAQQELGEKVSTILTHGKAIVLGGGHETLYGQYLGVRKAVGPTASIGLLNIDAHFDMRPYEVQTSSGTMFKQILDEDPNAHYFVCGIQQYGNTTALFNTADQYNVRYFLDDELDSTTFTTALNEFMDTHDVLLVTLCMDVLNAAEAPGVSAPSPFGLTALKVRELLRQMAAHKKTVSFSICEVNPSLDINNRTAKLGAYFINEVIMNSND; this is encoded by the coding sequence ATGTATAAAAAAGCGGATTCAAAAATCTGGCAAGGACGTATCGATCATGAAACAGATGAAACATACTTTCGTTATCACCAAGTTGTTCGAGTTGCCACTGAACCAAATGCGGGCTCCATTGGATTAATTGGTTTTTCTTGTGATGAAGGTGTGCGCCGTAATAACGGAAATGTTGGCGCAAAGGACGGACCACTTGCCTTAAGGAAGCAGTTAGCATCATTGCCATGGCGAAAGTCTTCCGATAAAAATTGTTTAATCGATTTTGGCGATATTGTTTGCGAGGGCGAGGATTTGGAACGTGCCCAGCAAGAATTAGGAGAAAAAGTTTCCACCATTTTAACTCATGGCAAGGCGATTGTACTTGGAGGTGGACATGAAACACTTTATGGACAATACCTAGGAGTGCGAAAAGCAGTTGGCCCCACAGCATCCATCGGTCTACTTAATATTGATGCACACTTTGATATGCGTCCATATGAAGTACAAACCTCGTCAGGAACAATGTTTAAGCAAATTTTAGATGAGGATCCTAATGCCCATTATTTCGTATGCGGTATTCAGCAATATGGTAATACAACGGCCCTTTTCAATACAGCTGATCAATACAATGTACGATACTTTTTAGATGATGAATTGGATTCAACAACATTCACTACAGCATTAAATGAGTTTATGGATACACACGATGTATTGCTCGTTACACTTTGTATGGATGTTCTAAATGCTGCCGAAGCACCTGGTGTCAGTGCACCATCACCATTTGGCTTAACCGCGTTGAAAGTCAGAGAACTTTTACGTCAAATGGCCGCGCATAAAAAAACGGTAAGCTTTAGTATTTGTGAAGTGAACCCTTCATTAGATATAAATAATCGAACAGCAAAATTAGGCGCATACTTTATTAATGAAGTCATTATGAACAGCAACGATTAA
- a CDS encoding LysR family transcriptional regulator, with amino-acid sequence MDLKKMYYFAAVVKFQSFSRAANALHISQPSLSNAVKTLERDIGALLIDRTTKQFQLTELGDQFYERSNRLIAQFEVMETELKEFAKGEHIEIRLGMIESANYWFSQVMIAYKQQYPHNKITIIDTLYNQTVRQALLRLNVHAVITNQHIIDHEIKSELLYNEPYVILTKKDHPFASKKIIKLVDFSDETLIIGMPEFQTSGQILKAFEQENVTPHIQYKIERFEMIKILVEEGLGIAILPQHYVAQPLPECLMTHQLQSEFLNRNVYLSTMKDRTFPESIEKLFELIKTMH; translated from the coding sequence ATGGACCTAAAGAAGATGTATTATTTTGCTGCGGTTGTAAAGTTCCAAAGTTTTTCAAGGGCAGCCAATGCATTACATATTTCACAACCTTCATTAAGTAATGCGGTCAAAACACTCGAACGAGATATTGGTGCATTACTTATTGATCGAACTACAAAACAATTTCAATTAACGGAATTAGGAGATCAATTTTACGAGCGTTCTAATCGTTTAATCGCACAATTTGAAGTAATGGAAACCGAATTAAAAGAATTTGCAAAAGGTGAGCACATTGAAATTCGATTAGGCATGATTGAATCCGCGAATTATTGGTTTTCACAAGTAATGATTGCCTACAAACAACAATACCCACATAATAAAATTACAATCATAGATACACTCTACAACCAGACTGTGCGCCAAGCATTGTTACGTTTAAATGTCCATGCAGTTATTACGAATCAACATATTATTGATCATGAAATTAAAAGTGAATTGTTGTATAACGAACCGTACGTAATTTTAACCAAAAAAGATCATCCCTTTGCATCGAAGAAAATAATAAAGCTTGTCGATTTTTCGGACGAAACATTAATTATCGGGATGCCTGAATTTCAAACGAGCGGACAAATATTAAAAGCTTTCGAACAGGAAAATGTAACACCGCATATTCAATATAAAATAGAGCGATTTGAGATGATTAAAATATTGGTAGAAGAAGGGTTAGGGATAGCGATTCTGCCTCAGCATTATGTAGCCCAGCCATTGCCAGAATGCTTAATGACGCATCAGTTACAGAGTGAGTTTTTAAATCGCAATGTATACTTAAGCACGATGAAGGATCGTACATTTCCAGAAAGTATAGAAAAGTTATTTGAGCTCATCAAAACAATGCATTGA
- a CDS encoding ABC transporter ATP-binding protein: MAELTLKNIFKVYDKNVTAVKDFNLEIQDKEFIVFVGPSGCGKSTTLRMVAGLEEISQGELLIDGKRMNDVAPKDRDIAMVFQNYALYPHMSVYENMAFGLKLRKLPKDEIDRRVKEAAKILDLEQYLNRKPKALSGGQRQRVALGRAIVRDARVFLMDEPLSNLDAKLRVHMRAEITKLHQRLQTTTIYVTHDQTEAMTMASRLVVMKDGIIQQVGTPKEVYEQPKNVFVGGFIGSPAMNFFTGTLLDGKMTIGNISLAIPEEKMSYLRAQGYVNKEITLGIRPEDFHTDLDSVEASQSSKVEVKIEVAELLGAETILYSQIEEQSFISRVDASIEVKAGEVLTLALNMSKAHFFDIETEERIVPDQK, translated from the coding sequence ATGGCTGAATTAACATTAAAAAATATTTTTAAAGTTTATGATAAAAATGTAACAGCGGTAAAAGATTTTAACCTTGAAATTCAAGATAAAGAGTTTATTGTTTTCGTTGGTCCTTCAGGTTGTGGGAAATCGACGACATTGCGTATGGTAGCTGGTTTGGAGGAGATTTCTCAAGGGGAATTACTAATCGATGGGAAACGGATGAATGATGTTGCGCCTAAAGACCGTGATATTGCGATGGTTTTCCAAAACTATGCCCTCTACCCGCATATGAGCGTGTATGAAAACATGGCATTTGGCTTGAAGTTACGAAAACTGCCAAAAGATGAAATTGATCGTCGTGTAAAGGAAGCGGCCAAAATTCTAGATCTTGAGCAATATTTAAATCGGAAACCGAAAGCTTTATCAGGTGGTCAACGTCAGCGTGTTGCGTTAGGTCGTGCAATCGTTCGTGATGCAAGAGTTTTCTTAATGGATGAGCCTTTATCCAATTTAGATGCAAAGCTTCGTGTTCATATGCGTGCTGAGATTACGAAACTTCATCAGCGATTACAAACAACGACGATTTATGTAACGCATGACCAAACAGAAGCAATGACAATGGCAAGTCGACTTGTTGTAATGAAAGACGGCATTATTCAACAAGTTGGAACACCAAAAGAAGTGTACGAGCAACCGAAAAATGTTTTTGTCGGCGGTTTTATCGGCTCGCCTGCAATGAACTTCTTCACAGGCACCTTATTGGATGGAAAAATGACCATTGGCAATATTTCGCTTGCCATCCCAGAAGAAAAAATGAGCTATTTACGTGCGCAAGGTTATGTAAACAAAGAAATTACGCTAGGCATTCGTCCAGAAGACTTCCATACCGATCTGGACTCTGTTGAAGCTTCTCAAAGTTCCAAAGTTGAGGTGAAAATAGAAGTAGCGGAATTACTCGGTGCTGAAACCATTCTTTACTCTCAAATCGAGGAGCAATCATTTATTTCCCGTGTCGATGCTTCCATTGAAGTTAAAGCAGGCGAAGTTCTTACATTGGCATTAAATATGAGCAAAGCCCATTTCTTTGATATTGAAACAGAAGAGCGCATTGTTCCAGATCAAAAATAA
- a CDS encoding PucR family transcriptional regulator — protein sequence MIEKLANHFQMAFTTEFTPDNTANYWFQTEQGEIFGILKSALTEVELNLLRTLFVLIEDTETNSKNTIVQLKWQHFLFGHSNDLPFSDDIESIRFIYFRLKQPIADSINFEEAIKGAFYQPIVLWIHNQYGIIIEEKPQSIFDKEEFIQLSDTLTSDFLVVIYSFIGQLHRADLSLKEKFSLEKQCFQELLSYVEQEKTVLFYEAVPKLLVTSTHLIDPKLLSNYLIESLQDGEMLHTLNVFLQYNLNISLAAKRLHIHRNSLQYRLDKLINKTGIDCREFSNAAFLALAIPLTTKEIE from the coding sequence ATGATTGAGAAACTAGCAAACCATTTCCAAATGGCTTTTACGACCGAATTCACACCTGATAACACAGCGAATTATTGGTTCCAAACAGAACAGGGCGAAATATTTGGCATACTAAAATCCGCGCTCACTGAAGTCGAGCTAAACCTTTTACGAACATTATTTGTTTTAATTGAGGACACCGAAACAAATTCAAAAAATACGATTGTTCAGTTGAAATGGCAACACTTTTTATTTGGTCATTCAAACGACTTACCTTTTTCAGATGATATTGAATCGATTCGTTTTATTTATTTTCGTTTAAAACAACCAATCGCTGACTCGATAAACTTTGAAGAAGCGATTAAAGGGGCTTTTTATCAACCGATCGTACTATGGATACACAATCAGTATGGAATTATTATTGAGGAAAAACCGCAAAGTATTTTTGATAAAGAGGAATTTATTCAGTTAAGTGACACATTAACGAGTGACTTTCTTGTTGTGATTTATAGTTTTATCGGACAATTACATAGGGCAGATTTGTCTTTAAAAGAGAAATTTAGTCTGGAAAAACAATGCTTTCAAGAATTGCTTAGTTATGTTGAACAAGAAAAGACAGTGCTATTTTATGAGGCTGTCCCTAAACTTCTTGTTACATCAACACATTTGATTGACCCTAAACTACTTTCCAACTACTTAATCGAAAGCCTTCAGGACGGAGAAATGCTTCATACGTTAAATGTGTTTTTACAATATAATTTAAATATTTCTCTAGCTGCAAAACGATTGCATATTCATCGCAATAGCCTGCAATACCGATTGGATAAATTAATTAATAAAACAGGCATTGACTGCCGGGAGTTTTCTAATGCAGCATTTTTAGCGCTTGCGATACCATTAACAACGAAGGAAATTGAATGA
- a CDS encoding dihydrodipicolinate synthase family protein: MNLEKFKGIFPAFYACYDDEGDVSENRTKALCDYLYNKGVKGLYVGGSSGECIYQNLEERKATLKFVAESLRGKCTLIAHVGAPSTRESVILAKYASELGYDALSAIPPIYFKLPESSIYKYWTEIMDATDLPFIIYNIPQTTGYSLSIQLFEKLLKNKKVIGVKNSSMPVMDIERFKAVDENVIVFNGPDEQYVAGRLIGADSGIGGTYGVMPELFLMAEQFVSTGNFDDARKIQRDINDIIIALCSLNGSMYSAIKEVIKLDGVNIGSVRGPLEPVIGEDLAKVKDIKQLIDQAISTYLKATK, from the coding sequence GTGAACTTAGAAAAATTTAAAGGAATATTTCCTGCATTTTACGCTTGTTATGATGATGAAGGAGATGTTTCAGAAAATCGAACGAAAGCATTATGCGACTATTTGTACAACAAAGGGGTTAAAGGTCTTTACGTTGGTGGCAGTTCAGGAGAATGCATTTATCAAAACCTTGAAGAAAGAAAAGCGACATTAAAATTTGTTGCTGAAAGTTTAAGAGGGAAATGCACATTAATCGCACATGTTGGCGCACCATCTACGAGAGAAAGTGTCATTCTAGCAAAATATGCAAGTGAATTAGGATATGATGCGCTATCTGCAATTCCACCAATCTATTTCAAATTACCTGAAAGTTCAATCTATAAGTATTGGACTGAAATTATGGATGCAACGGACTTACCATTTATTATTTACAATATTCCGCAAACGACAGGATATAGCCTTTCTATTCAATTATTTGAGAAACTATTAAAGAATAAAAAGGTTATAGGAGTTAAAAATTCTTCCATGCCTGTAATGGATATTGAACGATTCAAGGCGGTTGATGAAAATGTCATCGTCTTTAATGGACCAGATGAACAATATGTTGCTGGAAGATTAATTGGTGCGGATAGTGGCATCGGTGGAACGTATGGCGTGATGCCAGAACTTTTCTTAATGGCGGAGCAGTTTGTCTCAACAGGAAACTTCGATGATGCGAGAAAAATTCAAAGAGATATTAATGACATCATTATCGCTTTATGCTCATTGAATGGCTCGATGTATTCGGCTATTAAAGAAGTGATTAAGTTAGATGGGGTTAATATTGGTAGTGTTCGAGGACCATTAGAGCCAGTTATAGGAGAAGACTTGGCCAAAGTAAAAGACATTAAACAGTTGATTGATCAAGCCATTTCTACGTATCTAAAGGCAACTAAATGA
- a CDS encoding GDSL-type esterase/lipase family protein, which produces MKRRIVCFGDSNTWGYNAKTKERFPEGARWTSLLAEMLGDEFQVIEEGLSGRTSVMDDPLFEGLNGYSYIHPCLMSHAPLELVIIMLGTNDTKERFHLTSYNIAQGIARLSQKAKTTPAASMGGFPKILVIAPPPIEKGYSETEVGPAMGSECDLKSEEMSKYLKELLAVQGTEFLDTKGLVPMNNIDFMHLDEEGHELLSKLVFHKIKSILSY; this is translated from the coding sequence ATGAAAAGAAGAATCGTATGTTTTGGAGATTCAAATACATGGGGCTATAACGCGAAAACGAAGGAGAGATTTCCAGAAGGGGCAAGGTGGACGAGTCTATTAGCTGAAATGCTAGGAGATGAGTTTCAAGTAATTGAGGAAGGATTATCCGGGAGAACGAGTGTCATGGATGATCCATTATTCGAAGGGCTAAATGGGTATTCCTACATTCATCCGTGCTTAATGAGCCATGCACCTTTAGAACTGGTCATTATTATGCTTGGCACAAATGATACAAAGGAAAGATTTCATTTAACTTCTTATAATATCGCGCAAGGAATTGCGAGACTTTCACAAAAGGCAAAAACGACTCCGGCTGCTTCAATGGGAGGCTTTCCGAAAATATTAGTCATTGCACCACCTCCAATTGAAAAAGGATACTCCGAAACGGAAGTAGGTCCTGCAATGGGAAGTGAATGTGATCTTAAATCAGAGGAAATGTCAAAGTATTTAAAGGAACTACTTGCTGTTCAAGGTACGGAATTTCTTGATACAAAGGGGCTTGTACCAATGAATAACATTGATTTTATGCATCTTGATGAAGAAGGACACGAGCTATTATCAAAGCTAGTATTTCATAAAATCAAAAGCATTTTATCATATTAA